The following coding sequences lie in one Rutidosis leptorrhynchoides isolate AG116_Rl617_1_P2 chromosome 6, CSIRO_AGI_Rlap_v1, whole genome shotgun sequence genomic window:
- the LOC139855263 gene encoding uncharacterized protein translates to MIGLIMWSYSNKSSQMILKGFEMEKELCKQFFSVDKIEKEDKVRIASIHMLGKALIWHQNYVKIHGEDVEWNLYEEAILKRFGTSIEDPLADLKNLRQTGSIQVYYDEFEKLLIKVDISLEQAISLFLAGLQKEIELQVRMFRPKSLEDAFGLAKLQEDTIATTKRRYSSLLPTPKTVNNTYSKSTTYTPYTTSVNKNVTTPHTTTQLALPSPTYTSRNNSRKLTHKELEEKRLKGLCFYCDQKYVPGHKCSGQVFSLDVIGEGCMNDDSVGTELEENEHFSDANDTYLDETPQISLNALTGTSAYQTMRITGHVKKQRVHILIDSGSTHNFLDIEMAKRLGCQLKDIAPVQVMVPGGHKITTTKFCNFEWRLSDAVFNSSMVVIPLGGCDMVLGIQWLSTLGEIRWNFEKLVMTFSHNNRKVELRCTKKPLTQWIEGRKMVKSLGQHQAQLSSMFLYVYPVALCNMTVDKVDNNDKGKIHPRIELLLSQFEDIFAAPTELPPRRAHDHRIPLKEGTQPINVRPYRHPPTQKNSIEEMVGELLGTGVIRPSQSPFSAPIVMVKKKHGSWRMCVDYRKLN, encoded by the exons ATGATCGGATTGATAATGTGGTCCTACAGCAACAAATCATCTCAAATGATTCTCAAAGGTTTCGAAATGGAGAAGGAACT GTGTAAACAGTTTTTCAGTGTTGATAAAATTGAAAAAGAAGATAAGGTAAGAATAGCATCCATACACATGCTTGGCAAAGCATTAATCTGGCATCAGAATTATGTTAAAATTCACGGCGAAGATGTGGAATGGAACTTGTATGAAGAAGCTATTCTCAAACGTTTTGGCACAAGTATAGAAGATCCTTTAGCAGACTTAAAGAATCTGAGGCAAACTGGATCTATACAGGTGTACTATGATGAGTTTGAAAAGTTATTGATTAAGGTGGATATTAGCCTTGAGCAAGCTATAAGTTTGTTCTTGGCAGGACTGCAAAAGGAAATAGAGTTGCAGGTGAGAATGTTCAGGCCTAAATCACTGGAAGATGCTTTTGGTTTAGCCAAATTACAAGAAGATACCATAGCCACTACAAAGAGAAGGTATTCTTCATTGTTACCTACACCAAAAACTGTGAACAACACTTACTCAAAATCCACTACATATACACCATACACTACATCTGTTAACAAAAATGTAACAACACctcataccacaacacaattagcttTACCCAGCCCCACATATACTTCAAGAAACAATAGTAGGAAGTTGACACATAAAGAATTAGAGGAAAAAAGGCTTAAGGGATTGTGTTTTTACTGTGATCAAAAGTATGTGCCTGGTCACAAATGCAGTGGTCAAGTCTTTTCTTTAGACGTAATTGGAGAGGGGTGTATGAATGATGATAGTGTAGGCACTGAATTGGAGGAGAATGAACATTTTAGTGATGCTAATGACACTTACTTGGATGAAACACCACAAATATCACTGAATGCTTTGACTGGGACTAGTGCCTATCAAACAATGAGAATCACAGGGCATGTGAAAAAACAAAGGGTCCACATTTTGATAGATTCTGGAAGCACACATAACTTCCTAGATATAGAAATGGCCAAAAGATTGGGGTGTCAGCTGAAAGACATTGCTCCAGTGCAAGTGATGGTACCTGGGGGACACAAGATCACTACTACTAAATTTTGTAACTTTGAGTGGAGGTTAAGTGATGCTGTGTTCAATAGCAGCATGGTGGTTATTCCTCTAGGTGGTTGTGATATGGTATTAGGCATTCAATGGCTTAGTACATTAGGAGAGATAAGGTGGAATTTTGAAAAACTAGTGATGACTTTCTCCCATAATAATAGAAAGGTGGAACTTAGATGCACTAAGAAACCATTGACTCAATGGATAGAAGGCAGAAAGATGGTCAAAAGCTTGGGCCAACACCAAGCTCAATTGTCATCTATGTTTCTATATGTATATCCAGTGGCTTTGTGCAACATGACTGTTGATAAGGTTGACAATAATGATAAAGGGAAAATTCATCCAAGGATTGAGTTATTATTGTCACAATTTGAGGACATATTTGCTGCACCAACCGAGTTACCACCAAGAAGGGCTCATGATCATAGAATTCCTCTCAAAGAAGGTACACAACCCATAAATGTTAGACCCTATAGGCACCCACCCACCCAAAAGAATTCCATTGAAGAAATGGTTGGGGAATTATTGGGTACAGGGGTGATTAGACCTAGCCAAAGTCCTTTTTCTGCTCCTATTGTTATGGTCAAGAAAAAACATGGTAGCTGGAGGATGTGTGTTGATTACAGAAAGCTCAATTaa
- the LOC139855264 gene encoding agamous-like MADS-box protein AGL62, which translates to MTPKKSKGRQKIKMEKMEKESNLMVTFSKRRSGLFKKASELSILCGVEIAIVVFSPGKKVFSFGHPSVEMIVDRFFTQNPPLNSSTSQLMKAHREANIDELNRQLTCAISHLQVERNNSEQLNKMRKERQQGQWWEGPIESLRMHELEVLKGAMEGLKHKIEEQKKRHMAVMANPIPNAPAVGLMGINGDYTREAKGSGLELSMTPRGYVLGYGHFNR; encoded by the coding sequence ATGACGCCTAAAAAGAGCAAAGGTCGTCAAAAAATCAAAATGGAAAAAATGGAGAAAGAAAGTAATTTAATGGTTACGTTCTCCAAACGTCGCTCTGGCCTTTTCAAAAAGGCAAGCGAGCTTTCAATCTTGTGTGGGGTAGAAATCGCTATCGTAGTTTTCTCCCCAGGTAAAAAAGTGTTCTCATTTGGTCATCCATCTGTTGAGATGATCGTTGATCGCTTTTTTACACAAAATCCTCCATTAAATTCAAGCACTTCTCAACTTATGAAGGCGCATCGTGAGGCCAATATTGATGAACTAAATAGGCAACTCACTTGCGCGATTAGTCATTTGCAAGTTGAGAGAAACAATAGCGAACAACTAAACAAGATGAGGAAAGAACGCCAACAGGGTCAATGGTGGGAGGGTCCTATAGAGAGCCTAAGGATGCACGAACTCGAGGTGTTAAAGGGAGCAATGGAAGGGTTAAAACATAAAATTGAAGAGCAAAAGAAGAGGCATATGGCGGTGATGGCTAACCCAATTCCAAATGCACCCGCAGTTGGTTTAATGGGAATCAATGGTGACTACACTCGTGAAGCGAAGGGGTCAGGACTTGAATTATCCATGACGCCTCGTGGATATGTATTGGGGTATGGCCATTTCAATCGTTGA
- the LOC139852407 gene encoding inositol diphosphatase DSP3-like, translating to MTLHMIMNLPIQHKQLTNSAGTGNGDGIGGDPVATVDNRPPINFATVEDRIYRSGFPKPINFPFLETLNLRSVIYLCTESYPEENLEFLNSHNIRLFQFGIDGTKDTPIPKSVITDALKVLIDVRNHPVLIHCKRGKHRTGCFVGCLRKLQNWCLSSVLEEYKLYAGEKSREMDLRFLETYDVSYLRQCLYSIIYQYHGYGYKKRRLLYKEDVQHKPRITSV from the exons ATGACTCTTCACATGATCATGAACCTCCCTATACAACACAAACAACTAACCAACAGCGCCGGCACCGGGAACGGCGACGGCATCGGTGGTGATCCGGTGGCCACAGTGGACAACCGTCCGCCGATCAACTTCGCCACTGTTGAAGATCGAATTTATAGATCCGGGTTTCCTAAACCTATTAATTTCCCCTTTCTTGAAACCCTAAATCTTCGATCTGTCAT ATATTTGTGTACGGAATCATACCCAGAAGAGAATTTGGAGTTTTTGAATTCTCATAATATTCGCCTCTTTCAATTTGGAATTGATGGCACTAAG GATACACCCATTCCCAAGAGTGTTATTACGGATGCTCTGAAAGTTTTAATCG ACGTTAGAAATCATCCCGTTTTGATACACTGCAAACGAGGAAAA CATCGAACAGGGTGTTTTGTTGGCTGCTTAAGGAAGCTACAAAATTGGTGTTTATCTTCGGTTTTGGAGGAATACAAGCTTTACGCAGGTGAAAAATCAAGAGAGATGGATTTGAGGTTTTTGGAGACGTATGATGTTTCATACCTAAGACAATGCCTTTATAGCATCATATATCAGTATCATGGATATGGTTATAAGAAGAGACGTTTGCTCTACAAAGAAGACGTTCAGCATAAACCGCGAATTACTTCTGTTTAG